The Styela clava chromosome 13, kaStyClav1.hap1.2, whole genome shotgun sequence genome has a window encoding:
- the LOC120332884 gene encoding glutathione S-transferase 1-like: MVIEFYYHPLSPPSHVVWMLLKELDIPHKANLVDLLTEDNKKEAYTAINKYKVVPAIIDGDLTLSESRAIAIYLCAKYEPKDKADKLYPCSGVAEIANFNRLRHRQLSDSVKNDDEIFAGTASGPKENLLPKATAVLEEVEKLLSGKQYVFGNHLTLLDFFVRTTVSCMDIIDTDWKKYPAIAKWKSNLMKLPYFEECHAKGVKEFVELYKEYCANAASNLQKK; the protein is encoded by the exons ATGGTAATAGAATTTTACTATCACCCTCTAAGCCCACCATCACATGTAGTATGGATGTTACTAAAGGAACTCGACATTCCACACAAGGCAAATTTAGTTGATCTTTTGACCGAGGACAATAAAAAAGAAGCTTATACAGCCATAAACAAGTATAAAGTTGTTCCTGCAATAATAGATGGAGATTTGACTTTATCGGAGAG CCGTGCAATTGCAATATATCTTTGTGCCAAATATGAACCGAAAGACAAAGCGGATAAACTATATCCTTGCTCAGGAGTGGCCGAGATTGCAAATTTCAACAGATTGAGACATCGACAACTATCAGACTCTGTTAAA AATGACGATGAAATATTTGCTGGAACTGCCAGTGGCCCGAAAGAAAATCTCTTGCCGAAAGCAACCGCAGTTCTGGAAGAAGTCGAAAAGCTGTTATCAGGAAAGCAATATGTATTCGGCAATCATCTTACACTTCTTG ACTTTTTCGTTCGTACTACGGTGAGTTGCATGGATATCATAGATACAGACTGGAAGAAATATCCAGCTATTGCTAAATGGAAAAGCAACCTGATGAAGTTACCTTATTTCGAAGAATGTCACGCAAAGGGTGTAAAAGAGTTCGTAGAATTGTACAAGGAATATTGTGCAAATGCAGCCAGCAATCTACAAAAAAAGTGA